From the Gasterosteus aculeatus chromosome 13, fGasAcu3.hap1.1, whole genome shotgun sequence genome, one window contains:
- the jak2b gene encoding tyrosine-protein kinase JAK2 isoform X1: protein MTSLPVMDAVTDACPPLHRNGTAHREPPVAVATAAATALRLHFYHGGQGAAECGFLAYPPGDYVAEELCIDAAAACSISPLYCNVFALYRERDSLWFSPNHIFQVDEVASEDVFFRIRYYFPGWYSGGSSRAYRYGVSKGSESPVLDDFVMSYLFSQWRNDFINGRVKVPNSHETQEECLGMAVLDMTRTAKERQMSPLDIYHTTSYKSFLPKDMSAQIKDCNFLTRKRIRFRFKRFIQQFSQCRTTVRDLKLKYLISMESLEKSFYTETFQVREPSSGQLVILVAADFGIQWCREKLKDSDQELQTLCDFPDVTDISIKQASKEGAVESRVVTINKQDGKNLELEFLSLPEALSFVSLIDGYYRLTTDAHHYLCKEVAPPRVVEAIASHCHGPISMESAVNRLQKCGNKQGSFILRCSPKDFNKYFLTFPVEAYDALEYKHCQITRSASGEFNLSGTKRTFSSLQELLSCYQKETVRSDRCIFQFSKCCPPKPKEKSSLLVCRNNKGSEVPLSPTLHRHNINQMVFHKIRKEDLEFMESLGQGTFTKIFKGVRKELGDYGLVHQTEVVMKVLDQAHRNYSESFFEAASMMSQLSHKHLVLNYGVCVCGEENIMVQEYVKFGTLDTYLKKNRNLINILWKLEVAKQLAWAMNFLEEKQLVHGNVCGKNVLLIREEDRRAGNPPFIKLSDPGIGITVLPKEILIERVPWISPECVEDPANLSLAADKWSFGATLWEICSGGERPLASLDNSKKTLFYEDHHQLPAPKWTELANLITSCMDYEPSFRPTFRAVIRDLHSLFTPDYELIVDSDILPNRTVVSSWSTGGFESQEPAQFEERHLIFLQQLGKGNFGSVEMCRYDPLQDNTGEVVAVKKLQHSTAEHIRDFEREIEILKSLQHENIVKYKGVCYSAGRRNLRLVMEYLPFGSLRDHLMKNKERIDHKMLVHFTSQICKGMEYLASKRYIHRDLATRNVLVESELRVKIGDFGLTKVLPQDKEYYMVKEPGESPIFWYAPESLTESKFSVASDVWSFGVVLYELFTHSDKTSSPPAVFMSMMGNDKQGQLIVYHLIELLKSGSRLPQPLGSPAEIHEIMEECWDNDPGLRPSFKELSLRIDLFRDSREF from the exons aTGACCTCCCTGCCAGTCATGGACGCTGTGACTGACGCGTGCCCTCCGCTGCACCGAAATGGGACGGCCCATCGGGAACCGCCAGTCGCCGTCGCCACCGCAGCGGCCACCGCTCTGAGGCTCCACTTCTACCACGGCGGCCAAGGAGCGGCGGAGTGCGGCTTCCTCGCCTACCCACCGGGGGACTACGTGGCCGAGGAGCTGTGTATAGATGCGGCGGCGGCGTGCA GTATATCGCCGCTGTACTGCAACGTTTTTGCTCTCTACCGAGAGCGAGACAGCTTGTGGTTTTCACCCAACCACATCTTCCAGGTTGACGAAGTGGCCTCTGAAGATGTGTTTTTCAGAATAAG GTACTATTTCCCTGGCTGGTACAGCGGTGGGTCATCCAGAGCGTATCGATATGGGGTTTCCAAAGGGTCAGAAAGCCCCGTCCTGGATGACTTTGTAATGTCATACCTCTTCTCTCAG TGGAGGAACGACTTCATCAATGGCCGAGTGAAGGTCCCCAACTCCCATGAGACCCAGGAAGAGTGCCTCGGCATGGCTGTCCTCGATATGACGCGGACAGCCAAGGAGAGACAGATGTCCCCGCTGGACATCTACCACACAACGAG CTACAAGTCCTTCCTGCCCAAGGACATGAGCGCTCAGATCAAGGACTGCAACTTCTTGACACGCAAGCGAATCCGATTCCGCTTCAAGCGCTTCATACAGCAGTTCAGTCAGTGTCGGACCACCGTGCGCGACCTCAAGCTCAAGTACCTCATCAGCATGGAGTCCCTGGAGAAGTCCTTCTACACGGAGACCTTCCAGGTCAGGGAACCGTCCAGCGGGCAGCTCGTCATCCTGGTGGCGGCGGACTTTGGCATCCAGTGGTGTCGAGAGAAGCTTAAGGATTCCGACCAG GAGCTGCAGACGCTGTGTGACTTCCCTGACGTCACTGACATCAGCATCAAACAGGCCAGCAAGGAGGGGGCAGTCGAGAGTCGGGTGGTCACCATCAACAAACAAGATGGCAAGAATCTG GAGCTGGAGTTCCTCAGCCTGCCTGAAGCCCTCTCCTTTGTGTCCCTCATCGATGGCTACTACCGGCTCACCACGGACGCACATCACTACCTTTGTAAAGAAGTGGCTCCTCCCAGAGTTGTGGAGGCCATCGCGTCACATTGTCATGGCCCCATCTC AATGGAAAGTGCCGTCAACCGGCTTCAGAAGTGTGGAAACAAACAAGGTTCGTTCATTTTGAGATGCAGCCCGAAAGACTTCAACAAGTATTTCCTGACGTTCCCCGTTGAG GCGTATGATGCTTTGGAGTACAAGCACTGCCAGATAACCCGGTCCGCCAGTGGGGAGTTCAACCTGAGCGGAACCAAAAGAACCTTCAGCAGCCTGCAGGAGCTTCTCAGCTGCTACCAAAAGGAGACGGTGCGCTCTGACCGCTGCATTTTCCAATTCAGCAAGTGCTGTCCACCTAAACCCAAAG AAAAGTCCAGCCTGCTTGTGTGTAGGAACAACAAGGGCTCCGAAGTGCCTCTCTCTCCGACTCTACATCGACACAACATCAACCAGATGGTGTTTCACAAGATCAGGAAAGAAGATTTGGAATTT ATGGAGAGTCTAGGCCAGGGGACATTTACCAAGATTTTTAAAGGTGTGCGCAAGGAGCTGGGAGATTATGGCCTCGTGCACCAAACGGAAGTCGTCATGAAAGTCCTGGATCAAGCCCACAGGAACTACTCTGAG TCTTTCTTTGAAGCTGCCAGCATGATGAGCCAGTTGTCCCATAAACACCTGGTACTCAactatggtgtgtgtgtttgcggcgAAGAAA ATATCATGGTGCAGGAGTATGTAAAGTTTGGCACACTGGACACCTACCTGAAGAAGAACAGGAACCTGATTAACATCCTGTGGAAGCTGGAGGTGGCCAAGCAGCTGGCCTGGGCCATGAACTTCCTG GAAGAAAAGCAGCTCGTCCACGGCAACGTGTGCGGCAAAAACGTTCTTCTGATCAGAGAAGAAGACCGGCGGGCTGGAAACCCCCCCTTCATCAAACTGAGTGACCCCGGCATCGGCATCACGGTCCTTCCCAAAGAAA TCCTGATCGAGAGGGTGCCCTGGATTTCCCCGGAGTGTGTCGAGGACCCAGCCAACCTGAGCCTGGCTGCGGACAAGTGGAGCTTTGGCGCCACGCTGTGGGAGATCTGCAGCGGTGGGGAGAGACCTTTAGCATCCCTGGACAACTCCAAG AAAACCCTGTTCTATGAGGACCACCACCAGCTGCCGGCACCAAAGTGGACCGAACTGGCGAATCTGATCACCAGCTGCATGGACTACGAGCCGTCTTTCAGGCCCACGTTTCGTGCCGTTATCCGTGACCTCCACAGCCTCTTTACACCAG ACTACGAGCTGATCGTGGACAGTGACATCCTGCCCAACAGGACTGTGGTCTCAAGCTGGTCCACCGGGGGCTTTGAGAGTCAGGAGCCCGCTCAGTTTGAAGAGCGACACCTCATATTTTTACAGCAGCTGGGAAAG GGGAACTTTGGCAGCGTGGAGATGTGTCGATACGACCCGCTCCAGGACAACACTGGGGAGGTCGTGGCCGTGAAGAAACTGCAGCACAGCACCGCAGAGCACATCCGGGACTTTGAGCGGGAGATCGAGATCCTGAAATCTCTGCAGCACGAGAACATCGTCAAGTACAAAGGCGTTTGCTACAGCGCAG GACGCCGAAATCTCCGTCTGGTCATGGAATATCTGCCCTTCGGAAGTCTGCGCGATCATCTCATGAAGAACAAGGAGAGGATCGACCACAAGATGCTTGTGCATTTCACCTCACAGATCTGCAAG GGTATGGAGTACCTGGCGAGCAAGCGCTACATCCACAGAGACCTGGCAACGCGGAACGTCCTGGTGGAGAGCGAGCTGAGGGTGAAGATCGGGGATTTCGGCCTCACCAAAGTTCTGCCTCAGGACAAAGAGTACTACATGGTCAAAGAGCCAGGAGAGAGTCCCATATTCTG GTACGCCCCCGAGTCGCTGACTGAGAGCAAGTTCTCTGTGGCCTCAGACGTCTGGAGCTTTGGGGTGGTGCTTTACGAGCTCTTCACCCACAGCGACAAGACCTCCAGCCCTCCGGCA gtcTTCATGTCCATGATGGGGAACGACAAGCAGGGACAGCTGATCGTCTATCACCTCATTGAGCTCCTCAAGTCGGGCAGCAGGCTGCCTCAACCTCTGGGGAGTCCCGCGGAG ATACACGAGATCATGGAGGAGTGCTGGGACAACGACCCCGGCTTACGTCCTTCTTTCAAGGAGCTCTCCCTGCGCATCGACCTGTTCCGGGACAGCAGGGAGTTTTAG
- the jak2b gene encoding tyrosine-protein kinase JAK2 isoform X2 — protein MDAVTDACPPLHRNGTAHREPPVAVATAAATALRLHFYHGGQGAAECGFLAYPPGDYVAEELCIDAAAACSISPLYCNVFALYRERDSLWFSPNHIFQVDEVASEDVFFRIRYYFPGWYSGGSSRAYRYGVSKGSESPVLDDFVMSYLFSQWRNDFINGRVKVPNSHETQEECLGMAVLDMTRTAKERQMSPLDIYHTTSYKSFLPKDMSAQIKDCNFLTRKRIRFRFKRFIQQFSQCRTTVRDLKLKYLISMESLEKSFYTETFQVREPSSGQLVILVAADFGIQWCREKLKDSDQELQTLCDFPDVTDISIKQASKEGAVESRVVTINKQDGKNLELEFLSLPEALSFVSLIDGYYRLTTDAHHYLCKEVAPPRVVEAIASHCHGPISMESAVNRLQKCGNKQGSFILRCSPKDFNKYFLTFPVEAYDALEYKHCQITRSASGEFNLSGTKRTFSSLQELLSCYQKETVRSDRCIFQFSKCCPPKPKEKSSLLVCRNNKGSEVPLSPTLHRHNINQMVFHKIRKEDLEFMESLGQGTFTKIFKGVRKELGDYGLVHQTEVVMKVLDQAHRNYSESFFEAASMMSQLSHKHLVLNYGVCVCGEENIMVQEYVKFGTLDTYLKKNRNLINILWKLEVAKQLAWAMNFLEEKQLVHGNVCGKNVLLIREEDRRAGNPPFIKLSDPGIGITVLPKEILIERVPWISPECVEDPANLSLAADKWSFGATLWEICSGGERPLASLDNSKKTLFYEDHHQLPAPKWTELANLITSCMDYEPSFRPTFRAVIRDLHSLFTPDYELIVDSDILPNRTVVSSWSTGGFESQEPAQFEERHLIFLQQLGKGNFGSVEMCRYDPLQDNTGEVVAVKKLQHSTAEHIRDFEREIEILKSLQHENIVKYKGVCYSAGRRNLRLVMEYLPFGSLRDHLMKNKERIDHKMLVHFTSQICKGMEYLASKRYIHRDLATRNVLVESELRVKIGDFGLTKVLPQDKEYYMVKEPGESPIFWYAPESLTESKFSVASDVWSFGVVLYELFTHSDKTSSPPAVFMSMMGNDKQGQLIVYHLIELLKSGSRLPQPLGSPAEIHEIMEECWDNDPGLRPSFKELSLRIDLFRDSREF, from the exons ATGGACGCTGTGACTGACGCGTGCCCTCCGCTGCACCGAAATGGGACGGCCCATCGGGAACCGCCAGTCGCCGTCGCCACCGCAGCGGCCACCGCTCTGAGGCTCCACTTCTACCACGGCGGCCAAGGAGCGGCGGAGTGCGGCTTCCTCGCCTACCCACCGGGGGACTACGTGGCCGAGGAGCTGTGTATAGATGCGGCGGCGGCGTGCA GTATATCGCCGCTGTACTGCAACGTTTTTGCTCTCTACCGAGAGCGAGACAGCTTGTGGTTTTCACCCAACCACATCTTCCAGGTTGACGAAGTGGCCTCTGAAGATGTGTTTTTCAGAATAAG GTACTATTTCCCTGGCTGGTACAGCGGTGGGTCATCCAGAGCGTATCGATATGGGGTTTCCAAAGGGTCAGAAAGCCCCGTCCTGGATGACTTTGTAATGTCATACCTCTTCTCTCAG TGGAGGAACGACTTCATCAATGGCCGAGTGAAGGTCCCCAACTCCCATGAGACCCAGGAAGAGTGCCTCGGCATGGCTGTCCTCGATATGACGCGGACAGCCAAGGAGAGACAGATGTCCCCGCTGGACATCTACCACACAACGAG CTACAAGTCCTTCCTGCCCAAGGACATGAGCGCTCAGATCAAGGACTGCAACTTCTTGACACGCAAGCGAATCCGATTCCGCTTCAAGCGCTTCATACAGCAGTTCAGTCAGTGTCGGACCACCGTGCGCGACCTCAAGCTCAAGTACCTCATCAGCATGGAGTCCCTGGAGAAGTCCTTCTACACGGAGACCTTCCAGGTCAGGGAACCGTCCAGCGGGCAGCTCGTCATCCTGGTGGCGGCGGACTTTGGCATCCAGTGGTGTCGAGAGAAGCTTAAGGATTCCGACCAG GAGCTGCAGACGCTGTGTGACTTCCCTGACGTCACTGACATCAGCATCAAACAGGCCAGCAAGGAGGGGGCAGTCGAGAGTCGGGTGGTCACCATCAACAAACAAGATGGCAAGAATCTG GAGCTGGAGTTCCTCAGCCTGCCTGAAGCCCTCTCCTTTGTGTCCCTCATCGATGGCTACTACCGGCTCACCACGGACGCACATCACTACCTTTGTAAAGAAGTGGCTCCTCCCAGAGTTGTGGAGGCCATCGCGTCACATTGTCATGGCCCCATCTC AATGGAAAGTGCCGTCAACCGGCTTCAGAAGTGTGGAAACAAACAAGGTTCGTTCATTTTGAGATGCAGCCCGAAAGACTTCAACAAGTATTTCCTGACGTTCCCCGTTGAG GCGTATGATGCTTTGGAGTACAAGCACTGCCAGATAACCCGGTCCGCCAGTGGGGAGTTCAACCTGAGCGGAACCAAAAGAACCTTCAGCAGCCTGCAGGAGCTTCTCAGCTGCTACCAAAAGGAGACGGTGCGCTCTGACCGCTGCATTTTCCAATTCAGCAAGTGCTGTCCACCTAAACCCAAAG AAAAGTCCAGCCTGCTTGTGTGTAGGAACAACAAGGGCTCCGAAGTGCCTCTCTCTCCGACTCTACATCGACACAACATCAACCAGATGGTGTTTCACAAGATCAGGAAAGAAGATTTGGAATTT ATGGAGAGTCTAGGCCAGGGGACATTTACCAAGATTTTTAAAGGTGTGCGCAAGGAGCTGGGAGATTATGGCCTCGTGCACCAAACGGAAGTCGTCATGAAAGTCCTGGATCAAGCCCACAGGAACTACTCTGAG TCTTTCTTTGAAGCTGCCAGCATGATGAGCCAGTTGTCCCATAAACACCTGGTACTCAactatggtgtgtgtgtttgcggcgAAGAAA ATATCATGGTGCAGGAGTATGTAAAGTTTGGCACACTGGACACCTACCTGAAGAAGAACAGGAACCTGATTAACATCCTGTGGAAGCTGGAGGTGGCCAAGCAGCTGGCCTGGGCCATGAACTTCCTG GAAGAAAAGCAGCTCGTCCACGGCAACGTGTGCGGCAAAAACGTTCTTCTGATCAGAGAAGAAGACCGGCGGGCTGGAAACCCCCCCTTCATCAAACTGAGTGACCCCGGCATCGGCATCACGGTCCTTCCCAAAGAAA TCCTGATCGAGAGGGTGCCCTGGATTTCCCCGGAGTGTGTCGAGGACCCAGCCAACCTGAGCCTGGCTGCGGACAAGTGGAGCTTTGGCGCCACGCTGTGGGAGATCTGCAGCGGTGGGGAGAGACCTTTAGCATCCCTGGACAACTCCAAG AAAACCCTGTTCTATGAGGACCACCACCAGCTGCCGGCACCAAAGTGGACCGAACTGGCGAATCTGATCACCAGCTGCATGGACTACGAGCCGTCTTTCAGGCCCACGTTTCGTGCCGTTATCCGTGACCTCCACAGCCTCTTTACACCAG ACTACGAGCTGATCGTGGACAGTGACATCCTGCCCAACAGGACTGTGGTCTCAAGCTGGTCCACCGGGGGCTTTGAGAGTCAGGAGCCCGCTCAGTTTGAAGAGCGACACCTCATATTTTTACAGCAGCTGGGAAAG GGGAACTTTGGCAGCGTGGAGATGTGTCGATACGACCCGCTCCAGGACAACACTGGGGAGGTCGTGGCCGTGAAGAAACTGCAGCACAGCACCGCAGAGCACATCCGGGACTTTGAGCGGGAGATCGAGATCCTGAAATCTCTGCAGCACGAGAACATCGTCAAGTACAAAGGCGTTTGCTACAGCGCAG GACGCCGAAATCTCCGTCTGGTCATGGAATATCTGCCCTTCGGAAGTCTGCGCGATCATCTCATGAAGAACAAGGAGAGGATCGACCACAAGATGCTTGTGCATTTCACCTCACAGATCTGCAAG GGTATGGAGTACCTGGCGAGCAAGCGCTACATCCACAGAGACCTGGCAACGCGGAACGTCCTGGTGGAGAGCGAGCTGAGGGTGAAGATCGGGGATTTCGGCCTCACCAAAGTTCTGCCTCAGGACAAAGAGTACTACATGGTCAAAGAGCCAGGAGAGAGTCCCATATTCTG GTACGCCCCCGAGTCGCTGACTGAGAGCAAGTTCTCTGTGGCCTCAGACGTCTGGAGCTTTGGGGTGGTGCTTTACGAGCTCTTCACCCACAGCGACAAGACCTCCAGCCCTCCGGCA gtcTTCATGTCCATGATGGGGAACGACAAGCAGGGACAGCTGATCGTCTATCACCTCATTGAGCTCCTCAAGTCGGGCAGCAGGCTGCCTCAACCTCTGGGGAGTCCCGCGGAG ATACACGAGATCATGGAGGAGTGCTGGGACAACGACCCCGGCTTACGTCCTTCTTTCAAGGAGCTCTCCCTGCGCATCGACCTGTTCCGGGACAGCAGGGAGTTTTAG
- the LOC120830372 gene encoding LOW QUALITY PROTEIN: monocarboxylate transporter 13 (The sequence of the model RefSeq protein was modified relative to this genomic sequence to represent the inferred CDS: inserted 1 base in 1 codon) has translation MASRGPPDGGYGWVVVMSAFFVMGLTAAVLKNFGLFFLDIQSHFGVLTSTTSWVTSTTIVMFHLGAPLASALTMQFSHRAVVVVGGLLSASGLLLASLDLGLPWLYLTMGVLEGTDIAFTWVPANSLVSHYFSRWRPIAYAVASSGECVFAVMFSPFFRWLIETYGWQGALLVIGGLQLNLCVCGALMRPLEEDGEDVRTTQEAKEAPPLPPRRRTKVVFQFSLMGKPELLLYILFGILAAAGFFIPPLFLAPFVSSLGTDSYWPAFLLSALALADLAGRLLCGWVXNARLVRNLQLLAVVVALLGAVLLLLPVSHDYWTILVFSALYGFLLGCAVAIHVTSIVDIVTLEGFDSGLGLFMLFRSVGGFIGPPAAGWLVDQTGDYSAAFYLSGVCLVASAGFVGLVDRLVQRRTSSSSEAKGHQAGGR, from the exons ATGGCGTCCAGGGGACCTCCTGACGGGGGCTACGGCTGGGTGGTGGTCATGTCGGCCTTTTTCGTCATGGGCCTTACCGCTGCCGTCCTTAAGAACTTCGGCCTCTTCTTCCTGGACATCCAGAGTCACTTCGGGGTCCTGACCAGCACCACCTCATGGGTCACCTCCACGACCATCGTCATGTTTCACCTCGGAG CTCCATTGGCCAGTGCGCTGACCATGCAGTTCTCTCACCGGGCCGTCGTCGTAGTCGGGGGTCTGCTGTCGGCCTCCGGCCTGTTGCTGGCGTCTCTGGACCTCGGCCTGCCCTGGCTCTACCTCACCATGGGGGTCCTGGAAG GAACGGACATCGCCTTCACGTGGGTCCCCGCCAACAGCCTGGTGAGCCACTACTTTTCGCGTTGGCGCCCCATCGCCTACGCCGTCGCCAGCTCGGGGGAGTGCGTCTTCGCCGTCATGTTCAGCCCCTTCTTCCGGTGGCTCATCGAGACGTACGGCTGGCAGGGCGCCCTGCTCGTCATCGGAGGCCTTCAGCTCAACCTGTGTGTCTGCGGCGCTCTCATGAGGCcgctggaggaggacggcgaGGACGTCCGGACGACGCAGGAAGCCAaagaggcgccgccgctgccgccaaGGAGGAGGACAAAAGTCGTCTTCCAGTTCTCCCTGATGGGAAAACCCGAGCTGCTCCTCTACATCCTGTTCGGCATCTTGGCGGCGGCGGGCTTCTTCATCCCGCCTCTCTTCTTGGCGCCTTTCGTCAGCAGTTTGGGGACGGACAGCTACTGGcccgccttcctcctctccgcccTGGCGCTGGCCGACCTGGCGGGGCGGCTGCTCTGCGGGTGGG GCAACGCCAGGCTGGTGAGgaacctgcagctgctcgccgtGGTGGTCGCCCTGCTGGGGGcggtgctcctgctgctgcccgtcAGCCACGACTACTGGACCATCCTGGTGTTTTCGGCGCTCTACGGCTTCCTGCTGGGCTGCGCGGTGGCCATCCACGTCACTTCCATCGTGGACATCGTGACGCTGGAGGGCTTCGACAGCGGACTGGGACTCTTCATGCTCTTCAGGAGCGTCGGCGGGTTCATCGGCCCGCCCGCCGCAG GCTGGCTGGTGGACCAGACGGGCGACTACAGCGCCGCCTTCTACCTCTCGGGTGTCTGCCTCGTTGCGTCGGCGGGCTTCGTCGGCCTGGTGGACCGCCTGGTTCAGAGGaggacatcatcatcatcggagGCCAAAGGTCATCAGGCGGGAGGCCGATAG